The Fervidobacterium gondwanense DSM 13020 genome includes a window with the following:
- the tnpB gene encoding IS200/IS605 family element RNA-guided endonuclease TnpB: protein MKILKSKSRNTSILKRSKFSIIVTYRYRLYPNEKQKTLLAKTFGCVRFVWNYFLAWREQRYKEEKLSTTEPECRKHLNSVLKEQYPWLREVDKFALENALINLDNAYKIFFKKQARCPKFKTKKSHRFSYTTNSTNNNIQVDFGEIIINPDKSRCWGKIKLPKLGWVKARIHRTFDGRIKSATVTLTPSGRYYVSITVEQEKVYNRRISETPQNFAIALDLGVKDLYVDSQGKHIENPKILARYEKRIKKLQRELARKVKGSKNFEKIRIKLARMHERVTNIRKDFLEKLSSQVVSENQAIICEDLRVKNLVRNSHLTKSIHDVSWSKFVEMVRNKAERYGRVFLQVSPSFPSSQICSKCGHKNEGVKELSVRTWKCPKCGMEHDRDENAAKNILRQGLLQLGIT, encoded by the coding sequence GTGAAAATACTGAAGAGCAAATCAAGAAATACATCAATTCTCAAAAGGAGCAAGTTTAGTATTATAGTCACCTATCGATACAGGCTCTATCCAAATGAAAAACAAAAAACACTGTTAGCCAAGACATTTGGTTGTGTAAGATTTGTTTGGAATTACTTCCTTGCTTGGAGAGAGCAAAGATACAAAGAAGAAAAGCTTTCGACCACTGAACCTGAGTGTCGAAAGCATTTGAACAGTGTTTTAAAAGAGCAATATCCATGGCTTAGGGAAGTAGATAAGTTTGCTCTCGAAAATGCTTTGATAAATCTTGACAATGCTTACAAAATATTTTTCAAAAAACAAGCAAGATGTCCAAAATTCAAGACAAAGAAATCACATCGGTTTTCGTATACGACGAACTCTACGAATAACAATATACAAGTCGATTTTGGTGAGATAATAATAAATCCAGACAAAAGCCGTTGCTGGGGGAAGATAAAGCTTCCGAAACTCGGTTGGGTAAAAGCACGAATCCATAGAACTTTCGATGGCAGAATCAAAAGTGCAACCGTAACACTAACCCCAAGCGGGAGGTACTATGTATCAATTACAGTAGAACAAGAGAAAGTGTACAATCGTAGAATTAGTGAAACGCCACAAAATTTCGCAATAGCTTTAGACTTAGGAGTTAAAGATCTCTATGTAGACAGTCAAGGAAAGCATATTGAGAATCCAAAGATTCTTGCAAGATATGAAAAGAGAATAAAGAAGTTACAAAGAGAGCTTGCAAGGAAGGTGAAAGGAAGCAAGAACTTTGAGAAGATAAGAATAAAGCTTGCAAGAATGCATGAAAGAGTAACAAATATCAGGAAGGACTTTCTGGAAAAGTTATCTTCGCAGGTAGTTAGCGAAAACCAAGCAATTATCTGCGAAGATTTGAGAGTTAAGAATCTTGTACGGAATAGTCATCTAACAAAGAGTATTCATGATGTATCATGGTCAAAGTTTGTAGAGATGGTAAGAAACAAAGCAGAACGGTATGGACGAGTATTCTTGCAGGTATCACCAAGTTTTCCGTCATCACAGATTTGCAGCAAGTGTGGACACAAGAATGAGGGAGTAAAAGAACTAAGTGTAAGGACATGGAAATGTCCAAAGTGTGGAATGGAACATGATAGGGATGAAAACGCAGCGAAGAATATATTAAGACAAGGGCTGTTGCAACTCGGGATAACGTGA
- a CDS encoding NAD+ synthase: MNKVRLALAQINSTVGDIEGNKKKIIDSIVEANKLGADIVVFPELAITGYPPEDLLFKTHFIEDNEKALKEIATFVPKSLVAVVGFVDKDGDIYNAAGVLNDGKLIAKYHKNYLPNYGVFDEMRYFQKGNKALVIKMGDVRVGITICEDIWYPGGPARAEALYGDAHILLNLSASPYHMNKLRWREDMLSVRANDNIAVVVYVNLVGGQDELIFDGASLVVNEKGTVLARGKQFEEDLLLVDVEIDNIDKLRLKDPRRRQDKLLITKENLESIDIVELSFEWNNQKPKNENRIEPVLDEVEEVYNALVIATRDYLRKNGMKKAVIGLSGGIDSSLVACIAVDALGAENVIGVSMPGPFSSEHSKEDAKLLAENLGIQFLTIPILEPYNAYLNILKPVFGDLPFDTTEENLQARLRGIILMALSNKFGWIVLTTGNKSESSTGYSTLYGDTAGGYAVIKDVYKTLVYKLSEYVNQKAAKEIIPRRVFIKPPSAELRENQTDQDKLPPYEILDEILKLYVEEDYSIEEIVEKGFDESTVRNVAWMVNVNEYKRRQTPPGPKITHRAFGKDRRLPITNGYKEWRK; encoded by the coding sequence ATGAATAAGGTCAGACTTGCGTTAGCGCAAATCAATTCTACGGTGGGAGATATCGAAGGAAACAAGAAGAAGATTATAGACTCTATCGTGGAAGCGAATAAACTTGGAGCCGATATCGTGGTGTTTCCAGAACTCGCTATCACAGGTTATCCACCTGAAGACCTGTTGTTTAAAACGCATTTTATTGAAGATAACGAAAAAGCACTCAAGGAAATTGCAACTTTCGTGCCAAAGTCTTTGGTAGCTGTTGTTGGATTTGTCGATAAAGACGGAGACATTTATAACGCTGCAGGTGTGTTAAATGATGGAAAGCTAATTGCAAAATATCACAAAAACTATCTCCCAAACTACGGTGTCTTTGATGAGATGAGGTACTTCCAAAAAGGAAACAAGGCTTTAGTAATAAAGATGGGGGACGTAAGGGTTGGAATAACAATATGTGAAGACATATGGTATCCGGGTGGTCCTGCAAGGGCAGAAGCTCTGTACGGCGATGCCCATATACTGCTTAACCTCTCAGCTTCACCTTACCACATGAACAAACTTCGCTGGAGAGAGGATATGCTCTCTGTTAGAGCAAATGACAATATAGCCGTCGTTGTGTATGTGAATCTTGTTGGAGGTCAAGATGAGCTTATCTTTGACGGAGCAAGTCTGGTTGTCAATGAAAAAGGCACAGTCTTAGCCAGAGGAAAACAATTTGAAGAGGACCTCCTATTGGTCGATGTAGAGATAGATAACATAGACAAACTACGACTCAAAGACCCAAGAAGAAGACAAGATAAACTTCTCATCACAAAGGAAAATCTTGAATCTATCGACATAGTTGAATTGTCTTTTGAATGGAATAACCAAAAACCGAAAAATGAAAACCGGATTGAGCCTGTACTTGACGAAGTTGAAGAGGTGTACAACGCACTTGTAATCGCTACGAGAGACTATTTAAGAAAGAATGGAATGAAAAAGGCTGTAATAGGACTCAGCGGTGGTATAGACAGTTCACTCGTTGCCTGTATAGCTGTTGATGCGTTAGGTGCAGAAAATGTGATAGGTGTCTCTATGCCTGGTCCATTTTCATCAGAGCATAGCAAAGAAGATGCCAAGTTACTCGCCGAGAACCTCGGAATACAATTCCTGACAATTCCGATATTGGAACCATATAATGCATATTTGAACATTCTCAAGCCCGTTTTCGGCGATCTCCCATTCGACACAACTGAGGAGAATTTACAAGCAAGACTTCGTGGCATTATACTCATGGCACTTTCAAACAAGTTTGGATGGATTGTATTAACAACAGGAAACAAGAGTGAAAGCAGCACAGGATACTCAACACTGTACGGTGACACAGCCGGTGGTTATGCTGTCATAAAGGACGTCTACAAAACACTTGTCTACAAGCTCTCAGAGTACGTCAATCAAAAAGCTGCGAAAGAGATAATTCCAAGAAGGGTATTTATAAAACCACCGAGCGCAGAGCTAAGGGAGAATCAAACAGACCAAGATAAATTGCCACCTTACGAAATACTTGATGAAATATTAAAGCTGTACGTGGAGGAAGATTACAGTATCGAGGAAATCGTGGAAAAGGGTTTCGATGAATCTACTGTGAGAAACGTTGCCTGGATGGTTAATGTCAACGAATACAAAAGAAGGCAAACACCACCTGGTCCGAAGATCACACACAGAGCATTTGGAAAAGACAGAAGATTGCCGATTACAAATGGCTACAAGGAATGGAGAAAATAG